One segment of Paraburkholderia caribensis DNA contains the following:
- a CDS encoding glycosyltransferase — protein sequence MRVPDIYLLHAYSSRNSGDGLLVKLSLRAIREAGFKQIVTVVCLDPASFIGYLDDSKISLISLGQFVIRTMTHAWRRRGAIFFGVGGGYLRAGTWKEGCKTLTAHGLQIVCASLWGPRVRIYLPQSVGPFSTGPGWVLKWLVRHHVDTIFLRDDKSVRELSHRHAVRIGDLVVLEISKRPHALQLAAGKSFTSSARRKVYFVFRDLGEKPYADAYIAKLRHLIALTPDASLALQSAGRGNSDDVFYHHVLGDDSAPALRDVIRDEDAIVVSVRLHGSLESVLGGLPSIHIAYERKGQAAYGDLGVSEYAFHAESFDPNAVASAVEELRCNPAPFWQKLASSSANRYAELVKVLQDESSPSVTLLIDGNFQKVGDQIYSPHMGHRKFAARFTESFAKVRIAARSFPVLHARGELVTGTGVQFIDLGDPRGVKAWITQLPQLVWGIWNVIRTADLLVLRFPGNLSLLAMLLCHARCRPFSAEIVADPADYFSDSASRHPLRRIARWVHCWATRHAAKYGRTVRYVTDSALQIAYPPRTQARSFGFSDVYLPAELFDRCDDACNVHDDGGVFRIVNVAMMHNESKGHGILLHAVAALRERALNIELTLVGDGVLRKDFQQLAVRLGLSDVVRFAGALNGDDVLSTVSRHELFVLPSLQEGMPRALLEAMAVGVPVIATRVGGVAEVLDPQSLVAPADIGALTERIASALTDVKWREQQKQRQREVVRRFCYTELQAHYSRYCEALKAHG from the coding sequence ATGAGAGTGCCTGATATCTATCTGTTGCACGCGTACAGCTCGCGAAACAGTGGCGATGGGCTGTTGGTTAAATTGAGCTTGCGCGCTATTCGCGAGGCCGGTTTCAAGCAGATCGTCACTGTCGTGTGTCTGGATCCGGCGTCATTCATCGGCTATCTTGACGATTCGAAAATCAGCCTGATTTCACTAGGTCAGTTCGTTATACGAACGATGACGCATGCGTGGCGCCGGCGCGGCGCGATATTCTTCGGTGTCGGCGGCGGCTATTTGCGCGCTGGTACATGGAAAGAAGGCTGCAAGACGCTAACTGCGCATGGATTGCAGATTGTCTGCGCATCCTTATGGGGCCCCCGCGTGCGGATCTATCTCCCGCAAAGCGTCGGACCTTTTTCGACGGGGCCGGGCTGGGTGCTCAAGTGGCTCGTGCGCCATCATGTCGATACCATCTTCCTGCGCGACGACAAGAGCGTGCGTGAACTGAGTCATCGGCATGCGGTGCGGATCGGCGATCTTGTCGTGCTGGAAATAAGCAAGCGGCCGCATGCGTTGCAACTCGCGGCCGGAAAATCTTTCACATCCAGTGCGCGACGCAAGGTATATTTTGTATTTCGCGACTTGGGTGAGAAGCCGTACGCGGACGCCTATATTGCGAAGCTGCGGCATCTGATCGCACTGACGCCGGACGCAAGCCTCGCCCTACAGAGCGCGGGGCGTGGGAATAGCGATGACGTGTTCTATCACCACGTGCTCGGCGACGACTCGGCGCCTGCGCTGCGCGATGTAATCCGGGACGAGGATGCGATCGTCGTGTCCGTGCGGCTGCATGGGAGTCTCGAAAGTGTGCTTGGCGGGCTGCCAAGCATTCATATCGCATACGAGCGAAAAGGGCAGGCTGCGTATGGCGACCTCGGCGTGTCTGAATACGCGTTCCATGCGGAAAGCTTCGATCCCAATGCTGTTGCTTCTGCAGTTGAAGAACTCCGGTGTAACCCGGCCCCTTTTTGGCAGAAGTTGGCTAGCTCATCGGCGAATCGTTACGCGGAACTCGTGAAGGTGCTCCAGGACGAAAGCAGCCCGTCCGTAACACTTCTGATTGATGGTAACTTCCAGAAGGTCGGCGATCAGATATATAGCCCACACATGGGACATCGCAAGTTTGCGGCGCGCTTCACGGAGAGCTTCGCAAAGGTGAGGATCGCGGCCCGGTCGTTTCCGGTGCTGCACGCACGGGGCGAACTCGTTACCGGTACAGGCGTGCAATTCATTGATCTTGGCGATCCACGCGGCGTCAAGGCGTGGATCACACAGTTGCCGCAGCTGGTGTGGGGTATCTGGAATGTGATTCGCACTGCGGATCTGCTGGTATTGCGATTTCCGGGAAATCTTTCGCTGCTAGCGATGTTGCTGTGTCACGCGAGATGCAGGCCGTTTTCCGCGGAGATCGTTGCCGATCCGGCCGACTATTTCAGCGATTCAGCTTCGCGTCATCCACTCCGCCGTATCGCCCGCTGGGTACATTGCTGGGCTACGCGTCATGCGGCCAAGTACGGACGGACTGTGCGCTATGTAACAGACAGCGCGTTGCAGATAGCATATCCACCACGAACGCAGGCACGATCATTCGGTTTCAGTGATGTGTATCTCCCTGCCGAGTTGTTTGACCGCTGCGACGATGCGTGCAACGTGCACGACGACGGGGGTGTATTCCGCATCGTCAATGTCGCAATGATGCACAACGAAAGCAAGGGCCACGGGATTTTGCTACACGCGGTGGCTGCGCTGCGTGAACGAGCGCTGAATATCGAACTCACGCTTGTCGGCGATGGTGTGTTACGCAAAGATTTTCAACAATTGGCAGTGCGACTTGGCCTTAGTGATGTTGTGCGTTTCGCGGGTGCATTGAATGGGGACGATGTGCTCAGCACTGTGAGCCGACATGAACTCTTCGTTCTGCCGTCGCTACAGGAAGGCATGCCGAGAGCGCTGCTCGAAGCCATGGCGGTTGGGGTTCCGGTCATAGCGACACGCGTAGGCGGCGTTGCAGAGGTGCTTGATCCCCAGAGTCTAGTGGCGCCAGCTGACATTGGCGCGTTGACAGAAAGAATCGCGAGCGCCTTGACGGATGTGAAATGGCGTGAGCAGCAGAAACAACGGCAGCGCGAAGTGGTGCGGCGGTTTTGCTATACGGAGTTGCAAGCGCATTACAGCCGCTATTGCGAGGCACTGAAAGCGCATGGCTGA
- a CDS encoding glycosyltransferase, whose amino-acid sequence MDRVIRFSNGAAAQTKEGADHAAFIERQGCALKIVHVVETWVGGISSYVTALMIEQRSYGHNVVLVCDPHNMDAARFEVDGINVVPYRSSRNPLRFVSISCAIRKTIKMLHADVIHCHSSYPGVYVRLGSFGEAKVLYTPHAWSFMKKDISRMTAFAFAMIEKWLARRCTRILCMSFDEVRAANKYGIEQDKLELVYTGIPTDMAAEQIDTDTEAVGHSARHIHVGYFGRLDYQKGFDILVDALPLLKDHLQVHVFGTAVRGGVAMPDGTPCVTYHGWVGPEEAGRAMRKMDAIVVPSRWEGLALVPIEAMRAGKVLVVSSESSLPEQVIHGYNGLMLRQLTGACLAEQLNSLSIDECRRMGANSRHVFDQAFSAEKFFKSLMNYYESA is encoded by the coding sequence ATGGATCGTGTTATTCGCTTTTCCAATGGCGCTGCTGCTCAGACAAAAGAAGGTGCGGATCATGCCGCTTTCATCGAAAGGCAGGGGTGCGCGTTGAAGATAGTCCACGTAGTTGAAACTTGGGTGGGTGGTATCTCGAGTTACGTGACAGCGCTGATGATCGAACAGCGCAGTTACGGGCACAACGTAGTGCTTGTATGCGACCCACACAACATGGACGCGGCAAGGTTCGAAGTTGATGGCATTAACGTCGTGCCTTACCGGTCTAGTCGCAATCCACTCAGGTTCGTCAGTATCTCGTGCGCAATACGCAAGACTATCAAGATGCTACATGCGGACGTGATTCACTGTCATAGCTCCTATCCGGGCGTATATGTACGTCTCGGCTCGTTCGGTGAAGCGAAGGTGCTGTATACACCGCACGCGTGGTCCTTTATGAAGAAGGACATCTCGCGCATGACCGCGTTCGCCTTCGCGATGATTGAGAAATGGCTGGCGCGACGTTGCACGCGGATTCTCTGCATGTCGTTTGACGAAGTGCGTGCGGCAAACAAGTATGGTATTGAGCAGGACAAGCTCGAACTTGTATATACGGGCATCCCGACAGACATGGCGGCTGAGCAAATCGACACCGATACGGAGGCGGTCGGACACTCTGCTCGGCATATACATGTTGGCTATTTCGGTCGACTCGACTATCAAAAGGGCTTTGACATTCTCGTCGACGCTTTGCCACTACTCAAGGATCACCTGCAGGTCCACGTGTTCGGGACCGCAGTACGCGGCGGCGTGGCGATGCCAGACGGAACCCCGTGCGTTACGTATCACGGGTGGGTTGGCCCGGAAGAGGCGGGGCGAGCGATGCGGAAGATGGATGCGATCGTAGTTCCGTCACGCTGGGAAGGACTCGCGCTTGTACCGATCGAAGCTATGCGAGCTGGCAAGGTGCTGGTCGTATCGAGCGAGAGTTCGCTGCCGGAGCAGGTCATTCATGGTTACAACGGTCTAATGCTGCGCCAACTCACGGGTGCTTGCCTTGCCGAGCAACTTAACTCACTGTCCATTGACGAATGTCGTCGCATGGGCGCGAATTCGCGCCACGTATTCGATCAGGCGTTTAGTGCAGAAAAGTTTTTCAAGTCCTTGATGAATTACTATGAGAGTGCCTGA